One genomic window of Clostridium taeniosporum includes the following:
- the trhA gene encoding PAQR family membrane homeostasis protein TrhA: MNKYLREPVNGLTHLIGAILSLVGLILMIIKVNMSSGTLIEYVSIILFGISMILLYSASATYHSVIADSKIIKHLKKIDHSMIFVLIAGSYAPFCLIALQDSIGNKLFIAVAASALVGIAFKICWVTCPKWLSSVIYIAIGWFAIFAIYPLSIALSPVGVSLLILGGLMYTIGGVIYALKKDKIKIGIFGSHEIFHIFIMLGTLCHFICVFNYII, translated from the coding sequence ATGAATAAATATTTAAGAGAACCAGTTAATGGATTAACACATCTTATAGGAGCTATTTTATCACTAGTGGGATTAATTTTAATGATAATTAAAGTAAATATGTCTAGTGGAACTTTAATAGAATATGTATCTATTATACTTTTTGGAATTAGTATGATTTTATTGTATAGTGCTTCAGCAACTTATCATTCTGTGATTGCAGATTCAAAAATAATCAAACACCTAAAAAAAATAGATCACTCTATGATTTTTGTACTTATAGCAGGATCTTATGCACCATTTTGCTTAATTGCATTACAAGATTCTATTGGAAATAAACTTTTTATAGCCGTTGCTGCATCTGCTTTAGTTGGGATAGCATTTAAAATTTGTTGGGTTACATGTCCTAAATGGTTAAGTAGTGTTATATATATTGCTATAGGTTGGTTTGCCATTTTTGCAATTTATCCACTTTCAATAGCACTTTCACCAGTAGGTGTAAGCTTACTTATATTAGGTGGCTTGATGTATACAATAGGTGGTGTAATATATGCCTTAAAGAAAGATAAAATAAAAATAGGTATCTTCGGATCCCATGAAATTTTTCATATCTTTATAATGCTAGGAACATTATGTCACTTTATTTGTGTTTTTAATTATATTATTTAA
- a CDS encoding DUF1836 domain-containing protein, with protein sequence MTNDIENIIENLSLDKKINLEDIPELDLYMDQVIQLFENKLSVLKRKEEDKVLTKTMINNYAKAKLLMSIKNKKYSKEHLILMSLIYDLKGALSINDIKLTLDDIVKKYENNEEYDLRSLYKTYLEMNSEDINEFREYINDKEENLKSLLDKNNISGEFEEKFLLVCSMISMSNMYRRMGEALIDKYFMEDEK encoded by the coding sequence ATGACAAATGATATAGAAAATATAATAGAAAACTTGAGTTTAGATAAAAAAATAAATTTAGAGGATATTCCTGAATTAGATTTATATATGGATCAGGTTATCCAACTTTTTGAAAATAAATTATCAGTTCTTAAAAGAAAAGAAGAAGATAAAGTATTAACAAAGACTATGATTAATAATTATGCTAAAGCAAAACTATTAATGAGTATAAAGAATAAAAAATATTCAAAAGAACATTTAATATTAATGAGTCTAATATATGATTTAAAAGGTGCGTTATCAATAAATGATATAAAACTTACATTAGATGATATAGTTAAAAAATATGAAAATAATGAAGAATATGATTTAAGATCTCTTTATAAAACATATTTAGAAATGAACTCTGAAGATATTAATGAATTTAGAGAATATATAAATGATAAAGAAGAGAATTTGAAAAGTCTTTTAGATAAAAATAATATATCTGGAGAATTTGAAGAAAAATTCTTACTTGTATGTTCAATGATTTCTATGAGTAATATGTATAGAAGAATGGGAGAAGCATTAATAGATAAATATTTTATGGAGGATGAAAAGTAA
- a CDS encoding ABC-ATPase domain-containing protein yields the protein MKNSNDLRNELISIDGKGYKSYKQLEGIYKFNYYTLSIDHVQGDPFATPSRVRIIMDKKISSIPEELLNKDFKRIAVQDYLTRTFYKNIYSYSSKVFGSGKSGLISISKCTQEILDRTSIVISDKKIEARIEIGFPARGRSVLSKELEKILFDFLPKIVDSSLIYKNIDKNKLINQVKLVEDQEFIRNELKSKDLIAFIANGSILPRESGVSTKPLKNGIPFNSPKNLEVKFNLPNKGEIVGMGIKKGITIIVGGGYHGKSTLLNSLELGIYNHIEGDGREFVITDNTALKVRAEDGRVILKDDISLFINNLPNKKDTTKFYSENASGSTSQAANIIEGIESGTNVFLIDEDTSATNFMIRDDVMQMLVSKDKEPITPFIEVAKDLYNQKGISTIIVVGSSGDYFDIADTVIQMDCYNMKDVTKEAKSISQGKILSKIQERNIDININLNRVIKKGSIEKSYKGVKIKTLGVDGLSINKENIDLRAVEQIVDSEQINTIGEIMKWAEDNVIDGKKTLIEITDEIMNYIQKNGIITISNIKGGHGRLSMPRRQEIMATFNRYRNLKI from the coding sequence ATGAAAAATTCTAATGATTTACGTAATGAATTAATAAGTATAGATGGGAAAGGATATAAATCATATAAGCAACTTGAAGGTATTTATAAGTTTAACTATTACACGTTATCAATAGATCATGTTCAAGGGGATCCATTTGCAACGCCTTCTAGAGTAAGAATAATAATGGATAAAAAAATTTCAAGTATTCCAGAAGAATTATTAAATAAAGATTTTAAAAGAATAGCTGTTCAAGACTATTTAACTAGAACGTTTTATAAAAATATATATTCATATAGTAGTAAAGTTTTTGGATCAGGAAAAAGTGGATTAATTTCTATAAGTAAGTGTACACAAGAAATTTTAGATAGAACTTCTATCGTAATAAGTGATAAAAAAATAGAAGCTAGAATAGAAATAGGCTTTCCAGCGAGAGGAAGAAGTGTTCTTTCAAAAGAACTAGAAAAGATTTTATTTGATTTTTTACCAAAGATAGTAGATTCATCATTAATTTATAAAAACATAGATAAAAACAAACTTATAAATCAAGTAAAATTAGTTGAAGATCAAGAATTTATAAGAAATGAGTTAAAAAGTAAAGATTTAATTGCATTTATTGCAAATGGATCTATATTACCTAGAGAATCAGGAGTATCAACTAAGCCTTTAAAGAATGGAATACCATTTAATTCACCTAAAAATCTAGAAGTTAAATTTAATTTGCCTAATAAGGGTGAAATAGTAGGTATGGGAATTAAAAAAGGTATAACAATTATAGTAGGTGGAGGGTATCATGGTAAATCCACATTATTAAATTCATTAGAACTTGGAATTTATAATCATATTGAAGGCGATGGAAGAGAATTTGTAATAACAGATAATACAGCATTAAAAGTTAGAGCAGAAGATGGAAGAGTAATTCTTAAAGATGATATATCATTATTTATAAATAATTTACCTAATAAAAAGGACACTACTAAGTTTTATAGTGAAAATGCAAGTGGAAGTACATCTCAAGCAGCTAATATAATAGAAGGAATAGAAAGTGGAACTAATGTGTTTTTAATAGATGAGGATACATCAGCTACGAACTTTATGATTCGAGATGATGTAATGCAAATGTTAGTTTCTAAAGATAAAGAGCCTATAACGCCATTTATTGAAGTTGCTAAAGATTTATATAATCAAAAGGGAATATCAACAATTATTGTTGTAGGTAGTTCAGGAGATTATTTTGATATAGCTGATACTGTGATACAAATGGATTGCTATAATATGAAAGATGTAACAAAAGAAGCTAAAAGTATTAGTCAAGGAAAAATACTTTCAAAAATACAAGAAAGAAATATTGATATAAATATAAATTTAAACAGAGTTATAAAAAAAGGTAGCATAGAAAAGAGTTATAAAGGTGTAAAAATAAAGACTTTAGGTGTAGATGGATTATCTATTAACAAAGAGAATATAGACTTAAGAGCAGTTGAACAAATTGTTGATAGTGAGCAAATTAATACAATTGGAGAAATAATGAAATGGGCAGAAGATAATGTTATAGATGGTAAGAAAACATTAATAGAAATAACAGATGAAATAATGAACTATATACAAAAGAATGGAATTATAACTATTAGTAATATAAAAGGTGGTCATGGTAGATTATCAATGCCAAGAAGACAAGAAATAATGGCTACATTTAATAGATA